Part of the Chloroflexota bacterium genome is shown below.
CCATCTCCAGATTGCCCCCACCGCTTGACTGGCCTCCGCCTTGGCTTCCGCCACCTTGGCTCCCGCCCGACTGGCCCCCGCCTCCAGATTGGCCCCCACCGGAACTGCCGCCACCGCCCTTTTGCGGCAATACGAAAGCCTGCACCTCTCCGGACTCATCTACGGTCAAGGGCGACGACAAGCTCTGCGCCCAGGCCGTCGCAATACCGCCAAGCGTCACCAAGGCGATGAGCATCGCCGATAGGAGAAGGCTACCCGCGCTTCTGGGAAAGCGGTTCACGTCTTGATCCTCATCACATCGCTAGGGGAGAGAGTCCCTACGTAAACGTGAGGACGCCTCGTATTGTAGGTCTCTGCCCTAGAGGAAAGTCAACCCCGGAACGGCCTATCTTCACTCCATCTTTGGCCCACCGTCCGTGAATGCGCGGCTCAGGCGCGACAGCGCACGGCTGACAGGCTATCCTTACGCCAAATGGCCGCCGCCAATAATCGCATCTTCACCCCGAACTTTTTCTACCTGAGCTTTTGCACCTTCGGCTTCTTCATCAGCTTTACCCTCTTCTTTCCCACCCTGCCGCTCCTCATCAAGTCCCACGGCGGCGATGCCGCGATCATCGGCCTGATGGTGGGGGCCTCCAGCATCGTCAGTCTCGCCATCCGCCCGGTCACGGGAAGATTGACCGACCGGTACGGGCGCAGGCGTTTCATCCTCGTCGGCTGCCTCTGCATGCTCCTCAGCTCCATCGGCTATGACTTCGCCCCAAATCTTGGCTCCATGTGGCCCGTCCGCCTGATGGCCGGGGCCGGGATCGCCTTCTTCTTCACCGCCTCCACGGCCTTCATGGGAGACATCTCGCCTTCAGGGCAACGCGGACGCGCCATGGCCTACCTCGGCATCTTCAACAACATCAGCATGGCCCTCGGTCCTGCCCTCGGCATTTGGCTCATCAAGTCGGACCGGCTCGGCGGGATAGAGCGGCGATTGGAAGACTGGCTGCCCGGGAGCGGGAGCAGCGTCACCGATCAATACAACTTCGCCATCCTCTTCGTCGTCGCGACGGTCTTTGCCCTCGTCGGCGTGGTCCTCTCCCTGCGGCTTAAGGAAGTGCACGTCCCGACGAGAAAGGCCAAGGAGAGCCCCCTTGAGATGGTGCAGAGCATGCTCCATCGCGATGCTGCTGTCCCGGCTATCCTCAACGGCCTCGTCACCTCAAACTTCGTCGCGCTCAACATCTTCATCCCGCTCTTTGGAGAAGAGATCGGGATGGCCAACCCCGGCCTCTACTACACGGTCTACGCCCTGGCGATGATCCTCTTCCGCCTCATCGGCGGCCAGTTCCTTGACCGCTACCCGCGCCAGCTCATCATGATCCCTTCTCTGTTCTGCCTGATGACGGCGACGCTCATGCTGGCCTTCATCCAGACGGAGCCCATCGTCTACGTCACGGCGGTTCTTGTCGGCGTCGGCTCGGGAGTCGTCCAGCCGACGCTCCAGGCATACCTGGTGGATAAGGCAAAAGGCGTGCGGCTCGGAGCGGCGTCGGGCACCTTCGCCATCGGGATGGATGTGGGCGTCTTCGGCGGCGGCGCGGTGATGGGCCGCGTCCAGCATGCGACGGATAGCTACACGGTGCCGTGGACGACGGCCGGCCTCTGCAGCGGCGTCGCGATGCTCATCGCCATCTACGTGGCCTCCAAAGAGCTCCCCCGAAGGAAGGCCCCTGCCGCACCCGGGACGGCGCTTGGAAGAGCCGCCACCGGATCCTAGGCGCGCTGCTGGCTGTTGGGCCCGCAAGTCACGATGAGCGCGTGGGTGATGAACTCATAGAGGTCGCTCGTGCGATAGGCTTCGTACGTCGCGGCGAGGGTGTCCTGGAAGGCGTCGAAGAAATCGCGCGGGATGTCGTCGTTCGCGATGCGCGCCTGATAGCCCTGGGCCATCTGCTGAAAGGCCGTCCGCAGCCAGCTCTCCCCGCGCCGCGAGAGCAGCTCGTCCAAGAATCGCCCGTGGTTCTCCAGGGAGACGCCGAGCCGCGGCTGGGCCTGTTTGCGCGGCCCAAGATAGGCGAAGTAGGCCAGCGCATCCAGCACCGCCTCGCGCGCGCCCATCGCCTCATACTCCAAGACCAGCCGCGCCGCCGCCTGGGGCTGGGACTGCGCCAGGACGTAGACCGCCCTGGCCGGGGGCAATCGCACCGGGTTCGCAGAACGGATCGCCTCAGCGGCGGGGCGCGGCGCGCGCGTGATGAGGCTCGCCGCACCTTGCGGGTCGCGCAGGAGCAGCGGTTCGATGAGCAGGCCGGTTTGAGTGAAGAGCCGCCATGCCGCCTGCGGGTCGCGCTCGCCTAACCGCAGCACCCGGCGATAGACCACCTCAAGGAAGCGCCCGTCCACCTCGGGATTCGCCGTCACCTTATCGTTGAAGAGCTTCGCAAGCTCGGTAAGGCGCTCCGCTGAAAGCTCGCCGCCATAGCCCAGCCCCGCCACCAGCTCCTCCGGCTCCATGACGAAGCGCGTGAAGGCAGGCCCTTCCGAATAGACGGTGCGCATCGCCTCAGGCGAAAGGCCCCTGAGCAGCGTTCGCGTCGCATCCCGGTCCAGCTCGCCCAGGATCGAAAGGATGAAGTTCATCGCGCCGCGCTCATCCCGGGTGAGGCTGCGGACGTAGGCCTCGAAGCGCTCGCTCGCCGCCTTCGGCTCCTTCTGCAGCAGCGCCTGGTAGCTCCGCGCCTCCCGGAGCACGCGGAGGTGAAAGGGGTCCAGGGCGGCCTCCGTCAATCGCGCCGCGCGGCGTTCGCTGGGCGTGGCCTCGGCAGCGAGCAGCGCCAGTAGGACGCGGTTGCCTATCGCCGGAGCGAACTCCCGGAAGAAGGCGTCGCGCAGGATGCGCTCCCGCGCCATCGCGGCGCGACGCCCTTGCGGCGCGCGTTCCAACGCCAGCAGGAAATCGAACTGGGCGCCGATGCGCCGTCCGCGCCCGGGCATGGCGCGCAGGGTGTCAGGATAGCGCCCGTGGGTGTGCATCAGGTCTTGCACATAGCCGCGCCAGAAGCGGAAGTCCCGCACCACAGGCCCATGGCCGTCCATATCCTTGAAGTACAGGGCGTACTGCTGGGCGAAGTCCGCGAGCCGCCGGCGCTCCTCCCGCTCCGCGAGCTTCGCCGGAGCCTCAGGCAGCTTGGCCTTTGGCTCCTCCTCCACCGCGAAGCCGCCAAGCGGCATGTGCCCTACTCCTATATAGACGTCCGCCAATCGGCGCTCATCGCCGGGGAGGCTCAGGTACCAGCGCGCCGCCTCATCCCAAGAGGCAAAGCCGCCCTCTGTGAGGTAAGGCGAGTAATACTTGCGAAGGATGGGCGGAATAAGGTTGAGGTTGCCTCCGGTGTAGGAGACCAGCTCCGCCTCGCCCAGGTGATAGAGGCCGGGGTAGCCGCTGCCGCTGATGAGGTCGGGGATCTGGCGCAGCCGCGCCCGCAGCGGCTCGAAGCCGTCCGGCTGCTGCTGCAAGAACGTCTCCAGGTCTTTGCGGAAGGCAACATAGGCTGGCGCGAGCCTTTCACCTTCCTTCGCAGTCCAGGAAAGCTCCGGCTTGCCAACCACCGGCGCATGCCCCCAGAGGGTATGCGAAATCTCGTGGACGATCGCCGTGGGACGCGCCGAGCCGATGCCGAAATAGCCGTTGGCGCCGTAACTCCCGAACCATCCGGGCCTGCCGATCATGTGGCGCACGTCCAGATCACGCACCACCTGCGCGCCCGCCTCGCTGAAGCTGTAGAACTGCAGGATAGCCTCCACGCGCTGGCGCGCCCAGGTGTCCGATGGCGCTAGGGGCTGCCTTCCGTCTCTGCGGGGACCCGTCGCCTCGCCGCAGGCGGTGACCGCTAAGACACAAGCAAAAAGGACTGCCCAGAGCTTGGCGGATGTGCGTAAAAGGAGCCGCATCAGCGTCCGTGAGGCAGGCGCTCGATGAGATAGGTCGGCAGCTTCGCCGCGCGCATCTTGGCCTGCGTCGCCGCGATGTCATAGGCGACGCGGTAGTGGCGCACCACCTTTTCTTCGAGGTCAATGATGGCATAGGAGGCGCGCGGGTCGCCGTCCCGCGGCTGGCCCACGCTGCC
Proteins encoded:
- a CDS encoding MFS transporter, translated to MAAANNRIFTPNFFYLSFCTFGFFISFTLFFPTLPLLIKSHGGDAAIIGLMVGASSIVSLAIRPVTGRLTDRYGRRRFILVGCLCMLLSSIGYDFAPNLGSMWPVRLMAGAGIAFFFTASTAFMGDISPSGQRGRAMAYLGIFNNISMALGPALGIWLIKSDRLGGIERRLEDWLPGSGSSVTDQYNFAILFVVATVFALVGVVLSLRLKEVHVPTRKAKESPLEMVQSMLHRDAAVPAILNGLVTSNFVALNIFIPLFGEEIGMANPGLYYTVYALAMILFRLIGGQFLDRYPRQLIMIPSLFCLMTATLMLAFIQTEPIVYVTAVLVGVGSGVVQPTLQAYLVDKAKGVRLGAASGTFAIGMDVGVFGGGAVMGRVQHATDSYTVPWTTAGLCSGVAMLIAIYVASKELPRRKAPAAPGTALGRAATGS